A region of the Sodalis ligni genome:
AGAGGCATTGAAATAGCCTGTCCGGTGAGGCGTATGGAAATGAGTCAAGAATATTGTTTAGGTTGACCACAATATTTATCATGCCATCGCTAAATTCCTTTGCAAACGGGCCGTAAGAAAGTCTTGCCTGGCGCAGTGCCGCGCTGAAACTGATAATAAAAGATCCTCATTATGAGGAAAACGAACGCTCTATGAGTAGGATCTGGCGAAATATTCGGTTGATAACCCGGTAGTCATCAATGCTGTTAATATTCAAAATCAGGTTATTACCTTATAGGATGCACTCTGGTTTACACGTAAATTAATCATCATGATTTTTACCCACCTTTGATGAAAAAGGTAAAACCAGTGTTCGCAAACTGTCAGCTTTTCGGCATGGATCTCGGGTTCCCTGATGTCTGTTTGACGCCTGCGCCCTTGCCGGTTCCGGTGCCTTACCCCAACGTGGCAATGGGATTTATGGCCACGCCGCGCACCTATAAAATCCTATTTTCCGGTTTGCCGGCACATAATATGTCCACGCTGACCTATGCCAGTATGGGCGATAACGCCGGGGTAAATCTGGGCGTGGTTTCCGGGACGGTCATGGGGACATCGCGTCATTTGACCGGTGCATTTACCACCTTGATTAAAGGCTCCCCCGCCACTCGTTTAACCAGCCTAACGTTACAAAACGGCAATAATACGGTGGGCATGCGTCTCATTCCCAGCCAATTCAAGGTCATGATGCTCGGCATATGACGGTCAAACGTTTAAAAAATTCCTATTGAAATATTCAGGAACGATTTTGCCTTTTTCCGCTAGTGCGCCCCGTATTACAGAGATAGTGTTTATGACGTTGT
Encoded here:
- a CDS encoding DUF4150 domain-containing protein; its protein translation is MFANCQLFGMDLGFPDVCLTPAPLPVPVPYPNVAMGFMATPRTYKILFSGLPAHNMSTLTYASMGDNAGVNLGVVSGTVMGTSRHLTGAFTTLIKGSPATRLTSLTLQNGNNTVGMRLIPSQFKVMMLGI